From Phenylobacterium immobile (ATCC 35973), a single genomic window includes:
- the radA gene encoding DNA repair protein RadA — MARDGAVYACQVCGAVQSKWAGQCPACNAWNSLVEEAHSAPPGAMAPVKAGRPPRGGGLAFETLEQITPAAPRIATGVAEFDRVCGGGVVPGSAILLGGDPGVGKSTLLLQVVASAALRGASCAYISGEEAIEQVRGRAHRMGLALAPVKLAAETSLRAIVDGLKRDAFDLVVIDSIQTMWSDAHEAGPGSVTQVRAAAGELVRLAKRRGVAVILVGHVTKDGAIAGPRVVEHMVDAVLSFEGERGYPFRILRGAKNRFGATDEIGVFEMGDSGLREVSNPSALFLDTSGERAAGAAVFAGIEGSRPVLVEFQALVAPSAYGTPRRAVVGWDSGRLAMVLAVLEARCGLNFGDRDVYLNVAGGLRITEPAADLAAAAALASSALDQALPQDCVVFGEISLSGDVRAVSRMEGRLKEAAKLGFRRALAPLGAESAGLATAGVQRLGDAVRRIADGAWPEA, encoded by the coding sequence TTGGCCCGCGATGGCGCCGTCTACGCCTGCCAGGTCTGCGGCGCCGTCCAGTCCAAGTGGGCTGGGCAGTGCCCAGCCTGCAATGCGTGGAACTCCCTGGTCGAGGAAGCGCACTCTGCGCCGCCGGGCGCGATGGCGCCGGTGAAGGCCGGCCGGCCGCCGCGTGGCGGCGGCCTGGCTTTTGAAACCCTGGAACAGATCACCCCCGCCGCTCCCCGGATCGCCACCGGCGTGGCAGAATTCGACCGTGTCTGCGGCGGAGGGGTCGTGCCGGGATCTGCAATCCTACTGGGCGGCGACCCTGGCGTCGGCAAGTCCACCCTACTGTTGCAGGTGGTGGCCAGCGCCGCCCTGCGCGGCGCATCCTGCGCCTATATTTCCGGCGAGGAGGCGATCGAACAGGTGCGGGGCCGCGCACATCGCATGGGCCTGGCGCTGGCGCCGGTGAAGCTCGCAGCCGAGACATCGCTGCGCGCCATTGTCGACGGGCTTAAGCGCGACGCCTTCGACCTGGTGGTGATCGATTCCATCCAGACCATGTGGAGCGACGCCCATGAGGCGGGCCCAGGCTCTGTCACCCAGGTCCGCGCCGCCGCCGGCGAACTGGTGCGCCTGGCCAAACGGCGCGGCGTGGCCGTGATCCTGGTGGGCCACGTAACCAAGGACGGCGCCATCGCTGGCCCTCGCGTCGTCGAGCACATGGTCGACGCGGTCCTCTCCTTTGAAGGCGAGCGTGGCTATCCATTCCGGATCCTGCGCGGGGCCAAGAACCGCTTTGGGGCCACCGACGAGATTGGCGTCTTTGAGATGGGCGACTCCGGCTTGCGCGAAGTGTCCAACCCGTCAGCGCTATTTCTCGACACCTCGGGCGAACGCGCCGCCGGCGCGGCTGTGTTCGCCGGGATCGAGGGCTCGCGGCCGGTGCTCGTCGAGTTCCAGGCCCTTGTCGCCCCATCCGCTTATGGCACGCCGCGGCGCGCCGTAGTGGGCTGGGACTCGGGCCGGTTGGCGATGGTGCTGGCGGTGCTTGAGGCGCGCTGCGGACTGAACTTCGGCGATCGCGACGTCTATCTGAACGTGGCTGGCGGACTGCGCATCACGGAACCCGCGGCGGATCTCGCCGCCGCGGCCGCCCTCGCCTCCTCGGCCCTCGACCAAGCTCTGCCTCAAGACTGCGTGGTCTTCGGCGAAATCAGCCTCTCCGGGGATGTGCGCGCCGTCAGTCGAATGGAAGGCCGCCTGAAGGAGGCCGCAAAACTGGGCTTTCGCCGTGCGCTCGCCCCTCTGGGCGCGGAATCTGCTGGCCTGGCCACGGCGGGCGTTCAGCGTCTGGGCGACGCCGTGCGCCGTATCGCCGATGGCGCTTGGCCGGAGGCGTAG
- the der gene encoding ribosome biogenesis GTPase Der encodes MAALKLAIVGRPNVGKSTLFNRLAGKKLAIVDDQPGVTRDRRFATGRLGDLDLELIDTAGFEDVTDESLEARMRAQTEAAIDEADVALFIIDARDGVTPMDRVFAELLRRRDMPMVLAANKAEGKQGDDGINDAWSLGLGEPVPISAEHGEGMADLYAALLSVWDQDTEAEEDPADKPVMIAIVGRPNAGKSTLVNRLIGEDRLLTGPEAGITRDAIPVDWTWDDRNVRLVDTAGLRRRAKVQEKLEKLSTGDTIRAITFAEIVILVMDATHPFEIQDMQIADLVEREGRGLVFVLAKWDLVEDPQAKLAEFIEEAHRLLPQVKGAPIIALSAETGKGLDRLMPAVFKTYGDWSTKVKTKDLNNWLKMATERHPPPSVGGRRVKPKYMAQTKARPPTFVLFASRADQLPESYRRYLVNSIRESFDLPGVPIRVTVKSNKNPFAEGEDGSAPTARAKPKAARAEGEPAPKTKAKPKMFLKPKSKLSGATPKGRTQKLARPGVKPKRASRTAAGTPRPKRRS; translated from the coding sequence GTGGCGGCCCTCAAACTGGCGATCGTAGGCCGCCCCAATGTCGGTAAATCGACGTTGTTCAACCGGCTTGCCGGCAAGAAGCTCGCCATTGTCGATGACCAACCCGGCGTCACGCGCGACCGCCGCTTCGCGACGGGCCGCCTCGGCGACCTTGACCTTGAGTTGATCGATACGGCTGGGTTCGAGGATGTCACCGACGAGAGTCTGGAAGCGCGGATGCGCGCCCAGACCGAGGCCGCCATCGATGAGGCCGATGTCGCGTTGTTCATCATCGACGCCCGCGACGGCGTGACGCCCATGGATCGCGTCTTCGCTGAACTTCTGCGCCGACGTGACATGCCGATGGTGCTGGCGGCCAATAAGGCCGAGGGCAAGCAAGGCGACGACGGAATCAACGACGCCTGGTCACTGGGGCTTGGGGAGCCAGTGCCGATCTCCGCGGAGCATGGGGAGGGCATGGCCGACCTCTATGCGGCGCTGTTGTCCGTGTGGGATCAAGATACCGAGGCTGAGGAAGATCCTGCCGATAAGCCGGTGATGATCGCCATCGTCGGCCGACCGAACGCGGGCAAATCCACCCTGGTCAACCGGCTGATCGGCGAGGACCGCCTGCTGACGGGTCCTGAGGCTGGCATCACCCGTGACGCCATCCCCGTCGACTGGACGTGGGACGATCGCAATGTCCGCCTCGTCGACACCGCCGGCCTGCGCCGTCGCGCCAAGGTCCAGGAAAAGCTCGAGAAGCTGTCGACCGGCGACACCATCCGGGCGATCACCTTCGCCGAGATTGTCATCCTGGTGATGGATGCGACCCACCCCTTCGAAATCCAGGATATGCAGATCGCCGACCTGGTCGAGCGCGAGGGCCGGGGCCTGGTGTTCGTCCTGGCGAAATGGGATCTGGTGGAAGACCCCCAGGCCAAGCTGGCCGAGTTCATCGAGGAAGCCCATCGGTTGCTGCCGCAGGTGAAGGGCGCGCCGATCATCGCCCTGTCAGCTGAGACCGGCAAAGGCCTGGATCGCCTGATGCCGGCGGTCTTCAAGACCTATGGCGACTGGTCGACCAAGGTGAAGACCAAGGATCTCAACAACTGGCTGAAGATGGCGACCGAACGCCATCCGCCGCCCTCCGTGGGCGGTCGTCGGGTCAAGCCGAAGTACATGGCCCAGACCAAGGCGCGGCCGCCCACCTTTGTGCTGTTCGCCAGTCGCGCCGACCAGTTGCCGGAAAGCTACCGTCGCTATCTGGTCAATTCGATCCGCGAGAGTTTCGACCTGCCGGGCGTGCCGATCCGCGTGACGGTGAAGTCGAACAAGAACCCCTTCGCCGAGGGCGAGGACGGCTCCGCGCCCACCGCACGCGCCAAGCCGAAGGCCGCGAGGGCTGAAGGCGAGCCGGCGCCCAAGACCAAGGCCAAGCCGAAGATGTTCCTTAAGCCGAAGTCCAAGCTGAGCGGCGCGACGCCAAAGGGCCGGACCCAGAAGCTGGCCCGGCCGGGCGTGAAGCCCAAGCGCGCCTCGCGGACAGCCGCCGGCACGCCGCGGCCGAAGCGCCGTTCCTAG
- a CDS encoding bile acid:sodium symporter family protein: MILPTMVRRIKPDLYLLTIFSMVVLASFLPVSGAPAHWLSLLTKVLVGGTFFLHGARLPREAVVAGFRHWRLHVLVLAATYVLFPVITVGLAALPPMLSPPALASGLIFLGCLPSTVQSSITFTVIARGNVAAAVAAASASNIIGVFLTPVLVGLLLHAQGSVSPGAIQSIILQLLAPFIAGQLLRPLIGGWVERHKRVTTLFDRSGILLIVYVAFSGAVTAGIWAMLGVADLLRLLLLCAVLLAIVLFTTRLVAQRLGFSTEDEAAIMFCGSKKSLAAGVPMAAILFPPAAAGLILLPIMVFHQIQLMACAVIASAYARREIDLTPAPTAA; the protein is encoded by the coding sequence GTGATCCTGCCGACGATGGTCCGGCGCATTAAGCCGGACCTCTATCTGCTGACCATCTTTTCTATGGTGGTCCTGGCCTCGTTCCTCCCTGTCAGCGGTGCGCCGGCGCATTGGCTCAGCCTGCTCACCAAGGTTCTGGTCGGCGGCACCTTCTTCCTTCATGGCGCGCGCCTGCCGCGTGAGGCGGTGGTGGCGGGCTTCCGCCATTGGCGGCTGCATGTGCTGGTTCTGGCGGCGACCTATGTGTTGTTTCCGGTGATCACCGTCGGTCTGGCGGCCCTGCCCCCTATGCTGTCACCACCGGCGCTGGCGAGCGGCCTGATCTTCCTAGGATGCCTCCCGTCGACCGTTCAGTCCTCGATAACCTTCACGGTGATCGCCCGCGGGAACGTCGCCGCCGCTGTGGCGGCGGCCTCGGCGTCGAACATCATTGGCGTTTTCCTGACACCGGTGCTGGTCGGGCTGCTGTTGCACGCACAGGGTAGCGTGTCGCCCGGCGCCATCCAGTCCATCATCCTGCAGCTGCTGGCGCCGTTCATCGCTGGCCAGCTCCTGAGGCCGCTGATCGGCGGCTGGGTCGAGCGCCACAAGAGGGTCACCACGCTGTTTGACCGCAGCGGCATCCTGCTCATCGTCTACGTCGCCTTCTCCGGCGCGGTGACCGCCGGGATCTGGGCGATGCTGGGCGTCGCCGACCTATTGCGGCTGTTGCTGCTCTGCGCGGTCTTGCTGGCGATCGTGCTGTTCACGACACGGCTGGTGGCGCAGCGCCTCGGCTTTTCCACCGAGGATGAGGCCGCGATCATGTTCTGTGGCTCGAAGAAGAGCCTCGCGGCGGGCGTGCCAATGGCGGCCATCCTGTTCCCACCGGCGGCCGCTGGTCTCATCCTCCTGCCGATCATGGTCTTCCACCAGATTCAGCTTATGGCCTGCGCGGTGATCGCTTCGGCCTACGCTCGCCGGGAGATCGACCTTACGCCCGCGCCCACCGCCGCCTGA
- the purF gene encoding amidophosphoribosyltransferase — MSLPQERWSYPQQQGEVHPWRDPDDDSPRLECGVFGVFGVSEASAVTALGLHALQHRGQEACGIATFDGHRFHTERHMGYVGDSFAGSDLMDRLPGAQAIGHTRYSTAGGSFIRNVQPMFADLDSGGLAIAHNGNLTNFLALRQQLVAEGAIFQSTSDSEVILHLVARSRRGKLVERFIDALSQIEGGYALVALTNKKLIGVRDPLGIRPLVLGEIDGHFVLASETCALDMIGARFVRDIEHGEMVVIDDDDIQSLRPFPAKRARPCIFEYVYFARPDSVVNGRSIYDVRKRLGRRLAQENTAEFDVVVPVPDSGVPAALGFAQEANKPFEMGIIRNHYVGRTFIQPTQGARDTGVRMKLSPNRSVLAGKRVMLIDDSIVRGTNSLRVARMVREAGAAEVHLRSASPPIKWPDFYGIDMPDREHLLAANHSVEEIAKMLEVDSMGYLSVDGLYWAMESEPRDPANPQFTDHYFTGDYPTRLLDREIAEGRNTQDDRQLSLLVDA; from the coding sequence ATGAGCCTGCCTCAGGAGCGATGGTCCTATCCCCAGCAACAAGGCGAGGTCCACCCGTGGCGCGACCCGGATGATGACTCCCCCCGCCTGGAGTGCGGCGTCTTCGGCGTCTTCGGCGTATCAGAGGCCTCAGCTGTCACAGCGCTGGGCCTGCACGCTCTGCAGCATCGCGGCCAGGAGGCCTGCGGCATCGCCACCTTCGACGGCCACCGGTTCCACACCGAACGCCACATGGGCTACGTCGGCGACAGCTTCGCAGGCTCGGACCTCATGGATCGCCTGCCCGGCGCCCAGGCCATCGGCCACACCCGCTATTCCACCGCCGGCGGCTCGTTTATCCGCAACGTCCAGCCGATGTTCGCCGATCTTGACTCTGGCGGCCTGGCGATCGCCCACAACGGCAACCTCACCAACTTCCTGGCGCTACGCCAGCAGCTCGTCGCCGAAGGCGCGATCTTCCAGTCGACCTCGGACTCCGAAGTCATCCTGCACCTGGTCGCGCGGTCTCGCCGTGGCAAGCTGGTCGAGCGGTTTATCGATGCGCTGAGCCAGATCGAGGGCGGCTACGCCCTGGTGGCCCTGACCAACAAGAAGCTGATCGGCGTTCGTGATCCCCTCGGCATCCGCCCTCTCGTCCTCGGCGAAATCGACGGCCATTTCGTCCTGGCTTCCGAGACCTGCGCCCTCGACATGATCGGCGCGCGCTTCGTCCGGGACATCGAGCACGGCGAGATGGTCGTCATCGACGACGACGACATCCAGAGCCTGCGACCTTTCCCCGCCAAGCGGGCTCGGCCGTGCATCTTCGAATATGTCTACTTCGCCCGGCCGGACTCCGTCGTGAACGGCCGCTCGATCTACGACGTGCGAAAGCGCCTTGGGCGGCGACTGGCGCAGGAGAACACAGCCGAGTTCGACGTCGTGGTTCCTGTGCCTGACTCGGGCGTGCCGGCTGCGTTGGGATTCGCTCAGGAGGCGAACAAGCCCTTCGAGATGGGCATCATCCGCAACCACTATGTCGGCCGCACCTTCATTCAGCCCACTCAAGGCGCCCGCGACACCGGCGTACGGATGAAGCTGTCACCGAACCGCTCCGTGCTGGCCGGCAAACGCGTCATGCTGATCGACGACTCCATCGTACGCGGCACCAATTCGCTGCGCGTCGCGCGCATGGTGCGCGAGGCCGGCGCCGCCGAGGTGCACCTGCGTTCGGCCTCGCCGCCGATCAAATGGCCGGACTTTTACGGCATCGACATGCCGGATCGCGAGCATCTGCTCGCCGCCAACCATTCGGTTGAAGAGATCGCCAAGATGCTGGAGGTCGACTCCATGGGCTATCTGTCCGTGGACGGCCTCTACTGGGCCATGGAGTCCGAGCCGCGCGACCCAGCCAACCCGCAATTCACCGATCACTATTTCACGGGTGATTACCCGACCCGCCTCCTCGATCGCGAGATCGCCGAGGGCCGTAACACCCAGGACGACCGCCAGCTCTCGTTGCTGGTCGACGCGTGA
- a CDS encoding Yip1 family protein — MTIVEPGAGHTGAIARIKGMLLKPGQTWNEVEPEPATVGGLYRGYVAPLAAIPPVCGLVGALLGGQMLFGVLSYRPSITWAIGEALITFGLSLGWVYVLALIVDGLAPRFEGQKNFIQALKLSAYAPTAAWIAGVFGLLPGLGALVGLAGALYSLYAFYLGLPKLMKIPAPKRVAYFLTILGISVAIALVIGLASAPLRMLAAPPILSDAADHEIVLPGQATLDLDDLEATTRDLSDAADAIREGRGGASDPDLLKALLPDTVAGYRRAEVSTGSGGMGGVSGSSAEGVYRKGEARIELSVADLGEAGKIAGLADALNLKSSQETDDAYQKVGKVDGRFTEESYDRAARHGEYSVLVAKRFMVKAEGDRASIEDVKTAARAVDFTRLERMAKDE, encoded by the coding sequence ATGACCATCGTTGAACCCGGCGCGGGGCATACCGGCGCGATCGCCCGAATCAAGGGCATGCTGCTCAAGCCTGGGCAGACCTGGAATGAAGTCGAACCGGAGCCTGCGACCGTCGGCGGGCTCTACAGGGGTTACGTCGCGCCGCTGGCGGCGATCCCGCCGGTCTGCGGTCTCGTTGGCGCCCTGTTGGGCGGACAGATGCTCTTCGGCGTGTTGTCCTATCGACCATCGATCACCTGGGCGATCGGGGAGGCCCTGATCACTTTCGGCCTGTCGCTGGGCTGGGTCTATGTGCTGGCGCTGATTGTTGACGGCTTGGCGCCCCGCTTCGAAGGCCAGAAGAATTTTATCCAGGCTCTGAAGCTTTCCGCCTACGCGCCGACCGCCGCCTGGATCGCCGGCGTTTTCGGCCTGCTGCCTGGGCTCGGCGCCCTCGTGGGCCTCGCAGGCGCCTTGTACAGCCTCTACGCCTTCTATCTCGGACTGCCGAAGTTGATGAAGATCCCGGCCCCGAAGCGCGTGGCGTATTTCCTGACGATCCTGGGGATCAGCGTGGCGATCGCGCTGGTCATTGGACTGGCCAGCGCGCCTCTGCGCATGCTCGCCGCGCCGCCGATTCTCTCGGATGCGGCGGACCATGAGATCGTCCTTCCCGGCCAGGCGACCCTCGACCTCGACGATCTCGAGGCGACCACACGCGATCTCTCGGACGCCGCGGACGCCATACGTGAAGGCCGCGGCGGGGCGAGCGATCCGGACCTGTTGAAGGCGCTTTTACCCGACACCGTCGCCGGCTACCGGCGCGCGGAGGTCTCCACGGGGTCGGGCGGCATGGGCGGCGTGTCGGGGTCGAGCGCCGAGGGGGTCTATCGCAAGGGCGAAGCGAGAATCGAACTGTCCGTCGCTGACCTTGGCGAAGCCGGCAAGATCGCAGGCCTTGCCGACGCCCTTAATCTCAAGTCGAGCCAAGAGACCGACGACGCCTACCAAAAGGTTGGCAAGGTGGATGGCCGCTTCACCGAGGAGTCCTACGACCGCGCGGCGCGCCATGGGGAGTACAGTGTATTGGTGGCCAAGCGCTTCATGGTGAAAGCCGAAGGCGATCGAGCCTCGATCGAGGACGTCAAGACCGCGGCTCGGGCGGTGGATTTCACCCGACTGGAGCGCATGGCGAAGGACGAGTAG
- a CDS encoding SDR family NAD(P)-dependent oxidoreductase, giving the protein MSKPLADRIALVTGASRGIGRAAALALAEAGAHVVCVARTTGALEELDDEIRLITGESATLVPMDIAEGDNLDQLGFALHQRFGRLDVIVHAAGILGPITPVAHIEPIHWDRLLAVNLTAAYRLIRTTEPLLRAAPAGRAIFLTSHRAAEPRAFWGLYGVTKAGLENLVRTWADELEQTTVRAVLLDPGAMRTKLRAEAMPGEDASALPDPSELGPLIVELAQANLGLPTKTIVF; this is encoded by the coding sequence ATGTCTAAACCGCTCGCCGATCGCATAGCCCTTGTCACCGGCGCCAGCCGCGGCATCGGCCGCGCCGCCGCCCTGGCCTTGGCCGAAGCAGGCGCTCACGTCGTCTGCGTCGCCCGGACCACCGGCGCGTTGGAAGAGCTCGATGACGAGATCCGGCTGATCACGGGCGAGTCCGCCACCCTCGTGCCCATGGACATCGCCGAGGGCGACAATCTCGACCAGCTGGGCTTCGCCCTTCACCAGCGCTTCGGGCGGCTCGACGTCATTGTCCATGCCGCCGGCATCCTGGGGCCGATCACACCCGTGGCGCACATCGAGCCTATCCACTGGGACCGGCTGCTCGCCGTAAACCTGACCGCCGCCTATCGCCTGATCCGTACGACCGAGCCCCTGTTGCGCGCGGCGCCCGCGGGACGCGCCATCTTCCTCACCAGCCACCGCGCCGCTGAACCGCGGGCCTTCTGGGGTCTCTACGGGGTCACCAAGGCCGGGCTCGAGAATCTGGTCCGGACATGGGCTGACGAACTGGAACAAACCACGGTCCGCGCCGTCCTGCTGGACCCAGGGGCGATGCGCACCAAGCTGCGGGCTGAGGCCATGCCCGGCGAAGACGCCAGTGCTTTGCCGGACCCATCCGAACTCGGCCCCCTGATCGTTGAACTGGCTCAGGCCAATCTTGGCCTGCCGACGAAGACCATCGTCTTCTAG
- a CDS encoding TonB-dependent receptor, whose translation MSKRIASAVFGACVVLIAGQARAQRAEENAARAAGDAFGTNIGNERVGLYTQTDVRGFSPATAGNLRLEGMAFDFRLPPPPRLAAGSQVRVGLAAQAYPFPAPTGVVDYFLRPTDRDYASSLIQVGPHDAYIIEFEQGLYLAPGRFGMNWAMSLKRDDELVGDHIDNWGVAANARWRPTDRVEVKPYYAFYQRLNKPGVTQVFVGGSQLPEVMGARNFLPDWTRQNFQGFQTGVITTTTLTKAWTLRAGFQVFHIPDEGPMSDSFLNTNAEGVAQQRRIADQPDNHSNSNSGEARLTGQFRNFGLDQIVHLDFRARDVDRSFGGAAQVNFTNVPIGRYNAPVAEPNWTYARQPHEFIQQSSFAGSYLVGRAGLGNIGVGVQKVDYTKTISTPGRTDIVAVDKPLFWSGTALFTPRSNIAIYAAYVEGLEEAPIAPEAAINAQEAAPAIHTNQKELGVRYAITPQLRLVAGWFDIRKPYINLDSGRLWRELGVERHHGYEFSLTGQVLTGMNIVAGFVHMKPVVTGEAVAAGLIGPEPVGQARDSGRMNIDFRRTPASKASFEGSLTYFGSRAASARVFAVLDGKQPQAPAYVTLDLGARYRFAILGRRSTLRLQALNVLNARNWVVATSGGMTVNPERRFALSLATDY comes from the coding sequence ATGAGTAAGCGGATCGCCTCCGCGGTATTCGGCGCGTGCGTCGTGCTTATCGCCGGCCAGGCGCGCGCCCAGCGCGCTGAGGAAAATGCGGCGCGCGCCGCCGGTGACGCCTTCGGGACCAACATCGGCAACGAACGCGTCGGGCTCTACACGCAGACCGATGTGCGCGGCTTCAGCCCCGCTACGGCCGGCAACCTGCGCCTGGAAGGCATGGCCTTTGACTTCCGCCTCCCGCCGCCGCCACGTCTCGCCGCAGGCTCACAGGTGCGCGTGGGCCTCGCCGCTCAGGCCTACCCCTTCCCAGCGCCGACAGGCGTCGTCGACTACTTCCTTCGCCCTACTGATCGCGACTACGCCAGTTCCCTGATCCAAGTGGGCCCGCACGACGCCTACATCATCGAATTCGAACAGGGTCTCTACCTTGCCCCGGGCAGGTTCGGGATGAATTGGGCCATGAGCCTGAAGCGCGACGATGAACTCGTCGGCGATCACATAGACAACTGGGGCGTGGCGGCGAACGCGCGCTGGCGGCCGACCGACCGGGTCGAGGTCAAGCCCTACTACGCCTTCTATCAGCGACTGAACAAACCTGGCGTCACCCAGGTCTTCGTCGGCGGCTCCCAATTGCCCGAGGTTATGGGAGCCAGGAACTTCCTGCCCGATTGGACGCGCCAAAACTTCCAGGGCTTTCAGACGGGCGTCATCACCACGACCACGTTGACCAAGGCCTGGACGCTGCGCGCGGGTTTCCAAGTGTTCCACATTCCAGACGAAGGACCGATGTCGGACTCCTTCCTGAACACCAACGCAGAAGGCGTGGCTCAGCAGAGGCGCATCGCCGACCAGCCCGACAACCACTCCAACAGCAACTCCGGTGAAGCCCGGCTCACCGGTCAGTTTCGAAACTTCGGCCTCGACCAGATCGTTCACCTCGACTTCCGCGCCCGCGACGTCGACCGCAGCTTCGGCGGCGCGGCCCAGGTCAACTTCACCAATGTGCCGATCGGACGCTACAACGCGCCGGTCGCGGAGCCGAATTGGACCTACGCGCGCCAGCCGCATGAGTTCATCCAACAGTCTTCCTTCGCCGGCAGTTATCTGGTCGGCAGGGCGGGCCTCGGCAATATCGGCGTGGGCGTCCAGAAGGTCGATTACACGAAGACCATCTCCACCCCTGGCAGGACCGATATCGTCGCCGTCGACAAGCCGCTGTTCTGGAGTGGCACGGCCCTCTTCACGCCGCGCTCGAACATCGCGATCTACGCCGCCTACGTCGAAGGCCTAGAGGAGGCGCCCATAGCGCCTGAAGCCGCGATCAACGCCCAGGAAGCCGCGCCGGCCATCCACACCAACCAGAAGGAGCTGGGCGTGCGCTATGCCATCACGCCTCAGCTGCGCCTGGTCGCGGGTTGGTTCGATATTCGCAAGCCCTACATCAATCTCGACTCGGGCCGCCTATGGCGCGAACTCGGCGTAGAGCGACACCATGGCTACGAATTCTCTCTAACGGGCCAAGTGCTGACAGGGATGAACATCGTCGCAGGCTTTGTGCACATGAAGCCCGTCGTCACGGGTGAAGCTGTCGCCGCCGGCCTCATTGGCCCCGAGCCTGTCGGCCAGGCTCGCGATTCCGGGCGCATGAACATCGACTTCCGGCGCACGCCCGCCAGCAAGGCTTCCTTCGAAGGCAGCCTCACCTATTTCGGCTCACGCGCGGCCTCCGCCCGTGTCTTTGCCGTGCTGGACGGCAAGCAGCCGCAGGCGCCGGCTTACGTCACTCTGGACCTGGGCGCCCGCTACCGGTTCGCGATTCTCGGCCGACGATCGACGCTTCGGCTCCAGGCGCTGAACGTCCTCAATGCGCGCAACTGGGTCGTGGCCACGTCCGGCGGCATGACCGTTAATCCTGAGCGACGCTTCGCGCTCAGCCTCGCGACGGACTACTAG
- a CDS encoding CvpA family protein, with the protein MGEFSQFDLLVFLLLLVSAAVGFVRGAVREITALLALIGAVAFAIIGLPWAANLARKVIDTSWLAIACGVIALFAVAYVALRLVGAHIARRVQRLTALSVLDRSLGLAFGLGRGLVVLGILNLMFNAATPDDLKPRWITNAATWPLAQNMGRLLGSMAPTGLDAAGRLRPAFDRAVGDASGDRTTTEGYDARQREGLDDLVEKYR; encoded by the coding sequence ATGGGCGAATTCAGTCAGTTCGACCTCTTGGTCTTCCTGCTGTTGCTCGTCTCGGCGGCGGTCGGCTTCGTGCGCGGCGCGGTGCGCGAAATCACCGCTCTCCTCGCCCTGATCGGCGCTGTCGCCTTCGCCATCATCGGCTTGCCGTGGGCCGCCAACCTCGCCCGCAAGGTCATCGACACGTCCTGGCTGGCGATCGCCTGCGGCGTAATTGCACTCTTCGCCGTGGCCTATGTGGCGCTCCGACTGGTGGGCGCCCATATCGCTCGGCGCGTGCAGCGCCTGACAGCGCTGAGCGTGCTCGATCGTTCGCTGGGCCTGGCCTTTGGTCTAGGTCGCGGTCTCGTCGTCCTGGGAATCCTCAACCTGATGTTCAACGCCGCGACGCCGGATGACCTCAAGCCGCGCTGGATCACCAACGCGGCCACTTGGCCGCTCGCGCAGAACATGGGCCGACTTCTAGGCTCCATGGCGCCCACCGGACTTGATGCAGCCGGGAGACTGCGGCCGGCTTTCGATCGCGCGGTTGGCGACGCCTCAGGTGACAGAACGACGACAGAAGGGTACGACGCGCGCCAACGCGAAGGTCTTGACGATCTGGTGGAGAAATACCGATGA